A DNA window from Hordeum vulgare subsp. vulgare chromosome 1H, MorexV3_pseudomolecules_assembly, whole genome shotgun sequence contains the following coding sequences:
- the LOC123416254 gene encoding uncharacterized protein LOC123416254: protein MVLMEAASTSASSIQEDEGGMHGALGCGQCEPRAGEAVRMSGAGLVRPGEGTMARRWWRLWPVGVRIGSKARQLMVGGKAVGLIRSSRRAGGQVARRQRSSKAPSVLSSSPTGEGEIGVWLWPTTTTAHSRSGEATPSRSCTQSLSREGAARIGRMEKRSSNVIVMCVAGCCVDKGHVVGSVCCARCCVGPIGSCWIIHRL from the coding sequence ATGGTACTAATGGAGGCGGCATCAACATCAGCAAGTAGTATTCAAGAGGATGAAGGGGGTATGCATGGCGCACTTGGCTGCGGTCAATGCGAGCCACGAGCAGGGGAAGCAGTCAGGATGAGCGGCGCAGGATTGGTTAGACCTGGTGAGGGCACCATGGCGCGCAGGTGGTGGAGGTTGTGGCCTGTGGGCGTCCGAATCGGGTCGAAGGCGAGGCAGCTGATGGTCGGAGGCAAAGCTGTTGGCCTGATACGGAGCAGTCGACGGGCGGGCGGCCAGGTTGCTCGACGACAGAGGAGCTCCAAGGCGCCTTCTGTTCTCAGTTCATCACCAACAGGGGAGGGGGAGATTGGTGTCTGGCTGTGGCCAACCACTACGACCGCGCATTCCAGGAGTGGTGAGGCGACGCCAAGCCGTTCCTGCACACAGTCTCTGAGTAGAGAAGGGGCAGCACGCATCGGTAGAATGGAAAAGAGATCCAGCAATGTGATTGTGATGTGTGTTGCTGGATGTTGTGTGGATAAGGGACACGTGGTGGGTAGTGTGTGTTGTGCTAGATGTTGTGTCGGACCGATTGGAAGTTGCTGGATCATCCATAGATTATAA